One Polaribacter sp. SA4-12 genomic window carries:
- a CDS encoding peptide MFS transporter, translating into MSTNVIRFEGSDMNRKLLMGHPSGLFVLFFTEMWERFSYYGMRAILVLFLTSSITGDNPGWGWSREEALGLYGTYTMLVYFTPIIGGYLADKLLGYRWAVAIGALIMTIGHATMALNTPWSLYVGIGCLVAGNGLFKPNITSIINGIYKNAQDKKDGAFTIFYMGVNAGAFIGILLCGYVGETAGWHYGFGLAGVFMFLGMLQFWFAQGIFGSIGLSPSKTIEYNDAIENSNEKTIITEEKVPANVQRDRYIVVGILAFFTIFFWAAFEQAGGSMTIFAGDYTNRVLEGNSANIFRIANTLLTVVPLLIITYVLFQLFKITFKKYALSNIFLGISFSIIWCIVIWMLKNQFSDVKTEVPASWFSILNSFYIIAFAPLISKIWESKYNPAATVKFGMGLVLLGLGFGVLAYGSSAIPQGAQTASVSMIWLILAYSLHTLGELCLSPVGLSYVSKLVPASTIGVMFGLWYIAVGMGNKAAGSMGGLIDKITATYDMSTFFLIFTIVPIVAGLILMSLTSLVKKLMHGVK; encoded by the coding sequence ATGAGTACAAATGTTATTAGATTTGAAGGTTCAGATATGAATCGTAAACTATTAATGGGACACCCATCTGGTTTATTCGTTTTGTTTTTTACCGAAATGTGGGAACGTTTTTCATACTACGGTATGCGAGCTATTTTGGTTTTATTCTTAACCTCTTCAATAACGGGAGATAATCCAGGATGGGGATGGTCTAGAGAAGAAGCTTTAGGATTATATGGTACTTATACTATGCTTGTATATTTTACACCAATTATAGGAGGATATTTAGCAGATAAATTATTAGGTTATAGATGGGCAGTAGCTATCGGAGCACTTATTATGACTATTGGCCACGCAACAATGGCATTAAATACTCCTTGGAGTTTATATGTTGGTATTGGATGCTTAGTAGCAGGTAATGGATTATTTAAACCAAATATCACTTCTATTATTAACGGTATATATAAAAATGCTCAAGATAAAAAAGACGGTGCATTTACCATTTTTTATATGGGAGTTAATGCCGGTGCTTTTATAGGTATTTTATTATGTGGTTATGTAGGTGAAACAGCAGGATGGCACTATGGATTTGGTTTAGCTGGTGTTTTTATGTTTCTTGGGATGCTGCAGTTTTGGTTTGCTCAAGGTATTTTTGGAAGTATAGGATTATCTCCATCTAAAACAATTGAATATAATGATGCAATTGAAAATAGTAATGAAAAAACAATAATTACCGAAGAAAAGGTTCCTGCTAACGTTCAGAGAGATCGTTATATTGTTGTAGGTATTTTAGCTTTTTTTACTATTTTTTTCTGGGCAGCATTTGAACAAGCTGGTGGTTCAATGACCATCTTTGCAGGAGATTATACAAATAGAGTTTTAGAAGGCAATTCTGCAAATATATTTAGAATTGCAAATACGCTACTAACAGTCGTTCCTTTATTGATAATTACATATGTACTATTTCAATTGTTTAAAATCACTTTTAAGAAATATGCATTATCTAATATTTTCTTAGGAATTAGTTTTTCTATTATCTGGTGCATAGTTATTTGGATGTTAAAAAACCAATTTAGTGATGTTAAAACAGAGGTTCCAGCTTCTTGGTTTTCTATTTTAAATTCATTTTACATAATTGCTTTTGCTCCATTAATTTCAAAAATTTGGGAAAGTAAATACAATCCCGCTGCTACTGTAAAGTTTGGTATGGGATTAGTTCTTTTGGGTTTAGGTTTTGGAGTATTAGCCTATGGTTCGTCTGCAATTCCTCAAGGAGCACAAACAGCATCCGTTAGTATGATTTGGTTAATATTAGCTTATTCTCTCCATACTTTAGGTGAGTTATGCTTATCACCTGTTGGTTTATCTTATGTATCAAAACTTGTACCTGCCTCTACAATTGGAGTTATGTTTGGACTTTGGTATATTGCAGTAGGTATGGGAAATAAAGCTGCCGGTTCTATGGGAGGTCTGATAGATAAAATTACTGCAACTTACGATATGAGTACCTTTTTCTTAATTTTTACGATTGTACCAATTGTTGCTGGTTTAATTTTAATGAGCTTAACATCATTAGTTAAGAAGTTAATGCACGGAGTAAAATAA
- a CDS encoding peptide MFS transporter codes for MNDLVKQPHEKELFGHPVGLYVLFFVEMWERFSYYGMRAILTLYLAAPIIMGDPQSGFGWSNGETLSFYGTYTMFVYLTSIPGGWIADKFIGQKKAVMLGGILLCIGHGILAINTEWAFFTGLIFIVIGVGFLKPNISTMVGGLYKQGDDRRDRGFYVFYIGINLGAFLGALIVGAVAAKYGWHYGFGLAGIGMALGQIVYMYGIRYLGSVGDFIGKADSPNKDILKKPLNKVEKDRMLVMFLSFLIIIVFWGAFEQAGGLMSLYTEQKTNRILSFSLPFIGNEIPAAVFQSVNAFFIIVLGTAVGGFWHKWKSKGKESSSLFKMAIGVIIMAFGFFFMSKAASEVIMNGDEVAEKSAMIWLILAYLFHTIGELCASPVALSFITKLAPLKYASLMMGAYFAATGLGNKVAGFIGGLSENAGDFEVFTGIAITCTIFGLLIIAVLKPLKRLTHGAEDMKGTNNEETEGFELVDY; via the coding sequence ATGAACGACCTAGTAAAACAACCACATGAAAAAGAATTATTTGGGCATCCTGTAGGATTGTATGTATTGTTTTTTGTGGAAATGTGGGAACGTTTTTCATATTATGGAATGCGAGCTATATTAACATTATATCTTGCCGCTCCAATTATAATGGGAGATCCTCAATCTGGTTTTGGATGGTCTAATGGAGAAACTCTTTCTTTCTATGGAACTTATACAATGTTTGTTTATCTAACTTCAATTCCAGGAGGTTGGATTGCCGATAAGTTTATCGGACAGAAGAAAGCTGTAATGTTAGGTGGTATTTTACTTTGCATAGGACATGGAATTTTAGCTATAAATACAGAATGGGCTTTTTTTACTGGTCTTATATTTATTGTTATTGGTGTTGGTTTCTTAAAACCAAACATATCAACTATGGTTGGTGGACTATATAAACAAGGTGATGACAGAAGAGATAGAGGCTTTTATGTTTTCTATATCGGAATTAATTTAGGAGCCTTTTTAGGAGCCCTAATTGTTGGTGCTGTAGCAGCGAAATATGGTTGGCATTATGGATTTGGTTTAGCTGGAATTGGAATGGCTTTAGGTCAAATTGTATACATGTATGGTATTAGATATTTAGGAAGTGTAGGTGATTTTATTGGAAAAGCAGACTCTCCAAATAAAGACATCTTAAAGAAACCTTTAAATAAAGTTGAAAAAGATAGAATGCTAGTAATGTTTTTATCTTTTCTCATTATTATTGTTTTTTGGGGTGCTTTTGAACAAGCAGGAGGATTAATGAGTTTATACACTGAACAAAAAACAAATAGAATTTTATCATTTTCTTTACCTTTTATTGGGAATGAAATTCCTGCAGCAGTTTTTCAATCTGTAAATGCTTTTTTTATTATAGTATTAGGAACTGCTGTTGGTGGGTTTTGGCATAAATGGAAAAGTAAAGGAAAAGAATCTTCTTCATTATTTAAAATGGCAATAGGTGTAATCATTATGGCCTTTGGTTTTTTCTTTATGAGTAAAGCTGCTTCTGAAGTAATTATGAATGGAGATGAAGTTGCAGAAAAATCTGCAATGATATGGTTAATTTTAGCTTATCTTTTTCATACTATTGGAGAGTTATGTGCTTCACCAGTTGCACTGTCATTTATAACAAAACTAGCTCCTCTAAAATATGCTTCATTAATGATGGGTGCCTATTTTGCAGCAACAGGGTTAGGTAATAAAGTTGCTGGTTTTATTGGAGGACTTTCTGAAAATGCTGGAGATTTTGAAGTATTTACAGGTATAGCGATTACTTGTACGATTTTTGGACTGTTAATAATTGCTGTTTTAAAACCTTTAAAACGATTAACACATGGTGCTGAAGATATGAAAGGAACAAATAATGAAGAAACAGAAGGTTTCGAATTAGTAGACTATTAG
- a CDS encoding S9 family peptidase — MKHIYFLVAIILLTNCKIEAQTNAKHSSSTKEITLEKIWNGTFSAERMNSLNSMNGDFYAVLDYDRKSRTVSVDKYSYKTLEKVATIVNSGDLEGLKSFSSYSFNNDETKLILGTNFQQIFRHSKKGTYYAYDIASKKLTLIGEEIQEPVFSPDNKNVAYAKDNNIFIKNVASNKITQVTSDGKKNSIINGITDWVYEEEFAFVRAFEWNSTGAYLAFLRFDETEVPTFSMDIVGKELYPNQQVFKYPKAGEKNADVTLHMFTLSSKNTKKISLGDYEYIPRIKWSNAADVLVATTLNRHQNNLNLHKVNALKSSATLLLNETDKAYIDITDNLTFLADNSFIWTSEKDGYNHVYHYNFSGKLINQITQGNWEVTKYYGFNEKKKTIYYQSVENGSINRGVYSIDLKGRNKKLLSNNNGQNTAAFSKNLNYFINTFSSAETPPIYSLFSSKGKLLKVIKDNALLKKEIAEYKMSQKEFSTIHINGNDLNMWMVKPVDFDENKKYPLLMFQYSGPGSQQVANKWNGANDYWHNMLAQKGIIVVCVDGRGTGFKGAQFKKVTQKELGKYEVEDQISTAKKLAKLPYIDNNNIGIWGWSYGGFMSTNCLLKGNDIFTTAIAVAPVTSWRFYDSVYTERYMQTPQENASGYDDNSPINYAGKLKGKYLLVHGTGDDNVHVQNSFRMINSLIEANKQFDMFIVPDRTHGIYKGRNTRLNLFTKMTNFIEENLNNESTK; from the coding sequence ATGAAGCATATATATTTTTTAGTAGCAATTATACTTCTTACTAATTGCAAAATAGAAGCACAAACAAACGCTAAACATTCCTCAAGCACCAAAGAAATTACCTTAGAAAAAATCTGGAACGGAACATTTTCTGCAGAAAGAATGAATTCTTTAAATTCTATGAATGGTGATTTTTATGCTGTATTGGATTATGATAGAAAATCAAGAACTGTATCAGTAGACAAATACAGTTACAAAACACTAGAAAAAGTAGCAACTATTGTTAATAGTGGAGATTTAGAAGGTTTAAAAAGTTTTTCTTCTTACAGTTTTAATAATGATGAAACAAAGTTAATTTTAGGAACAAACTTCCAACAGATATTTCGTCATTCAAAAAAAGGAACTTATTATGCTTATGATATTGCTTCTAAAAAACTAACCTTAATTGGTGAAGAAATTCAAGAACCTGTATTTTCTCCGGATAATAAAAATGTAGCGTACGCTAAAGACAATAACATTTTCATAAAAAATGTAGCGTCAAATAAAATTACACAGGTTACAAGTGATGGAAAAAAGAACAGTATTATTAATGGTATTACAGATTGGGTTTACGAAGAAGAATTTGCTTTTGTAAGAGCTTTCGAATGGAACAGTACAGGTGCTTATTTAGCTTTTTTACGTTTTGATGAAACTGAAGTTCCTACTTTTTCTATGGATATTGTTGGTAAAGAATTGTATCCTAATCAACAAGTTTTTAAATATCCAAAAGCAGGAGAGAAAAATGCAGATGTAACTTTGCACATGTTTACGCTTTCTTCTAAAAACACAAAGAAGATTTCTTTAGGTGATTACGAATACATTCCAAGAATTAAATGGTCTAATGCTGCTGATGTTTTAGTTGCAACTACTTTAAATCGTCATCAAAATAATTTAAATCTACATAAAGTAAATGCTTTAAAAAGTAGTGCTACTTTATTATTGAATGAAACAGACAAGGCATATATTGATATTACTGATAACCTTACTTTTTTAGCTGATAATAGTTTTATATGGACAAGCGAAAAGGATGGTTACAACCATGTTTATCATTATAACTTTAGTGGAAAACTAATCAATCAAATTACACAAGGAAATTGGGAAGTAACGAAATACTATGGTTTTAATGAAAAGAAGAAGACCATTTATTATCAATCTGTAGAAAACGGATCCATTAACAGAGGTGTTTATTCTATCGATTTAAAAGGAAGAAATAAAAAGTTATTAAGTAATAATAATGGACAAAATACTGCTGCCTTCAGTAAAAACTTAAACTACTTTATAAACACATTTTCATCAGCTGAAACCCCACCAATTTATTCACTTTTTTCTAGTAAAGGAAAATTATTAAAAGTGATAAAAGACAATGCTCTTTTAAAAAAGGAAATAGCTGAATACAAAATGAGTCAGAAAGAATTTTCAACAATTCACATTAATGGAAATGACTTAAACATGTGGATGGTGAAACCTGTAGATTTTGATGAGAACAAGAAATATCCACTATTAATGTTTCAATATTCTGGACCTGGTTCTCAACAAGTAGCAAACAAATGGAATGGAGCCAATGATTACTGGCATAATATGTTAGCACAAAAAGGAATTATTGTTGTTTGTGTAGATGGACGTGGAACTGGTTTTAAAGGCGCACAATTTAAAAAAGTTACTCAAAAAGAATTAGGTAAATATGAAGTTGAAGATCAAATTTCAACAGCAAAAAAACTAGCAAAACTTCCTTATATCGATAACAATAATATCGGAATCTGGGGTTGGTCTTACGGTGGTTTTATGAGTACAAACTGTTTGTTAAAAGGAAATGATATCTTTACAACAGCAATTGCAGTTGCACCTGTTACTTCTTGGCGTTTTTACGATTCTGTTTATACAGAACGTTATATGCAAACTCCTCAAGAAAATGCGAGTGGTTATGATGATAACTCTCCAATAAATTATGCAGGAAAATTGAAAGGAAAATACTTGTTAGTTCATGGTACAGGAGATGATAATGTGCATGTGCAAAATAGTTTTAGAATGATAAATTCTTTAATTGAAGCGAACAAACAATTTGATATGTTTATTGTTCCAGATAGAACACACGGAATTTATAAAGGAAGAAATACACGATTAAATTTGTTTACTAAAATGACAAATTTTATCGAAGAAAATTTAAATAACGAATCAACTAAATAA
- a CDS encoding DUF1569 domain-containing protein, producing the protein MLSEEPNELKFSSVGAAINDLFIQIDDFNSHFKTAKAENHPFFGELDYEYWQKFHVKHFTHHFKQFHLL; encoded by the coding sequence ATGTTATCTGAAGAACCAAATGAATTAAAATTTAGTTCCGTTGGCGCTGCAATAAATGATTTATTTATTCAAATAGATGATTTCAATAGTCATTTTAAAACTGCAAAAGCAGAAAATCATCCGTTTTTTGGTGAGTTAGATTATGAATATTGGCAGAAATTCCACGTAAAACATTTTACACATCATTTTAAACAATTCCACTTATTATAA
- a CDS encoding GYDIA family GHMP kinase, giving the protein MKNYYSNGKLLLTGEYLVLDGAKSLAIPTKFGQDLVVEKIKEPEIIWGSFTHTGECWFEAVFDLKKLRLINCTFNSDKEGNADIIAETLLGILREAKDLNPDFLNCENGFMVKTNLTFPRNWGLGTSSTLINSIATWAKVDAFKLLWNSFKGSGYDIACAQNDTPVFYQIENKEPVVEQVTFNPSFKENLFFVHLNQKQDSKEGIAKFRESNINFDKEIKRISAISDAFLKADSIEGFNSLIVEHENIISSIIKLKPVKERLFPDYFGEIKSLGAWGGDFVLVTGDSSTPAYFKNKGFETILTYSEMIL; this is encoded by the coding sequence TTGAAAAATTATTATTCTAACGGAAAGCTTTTGTTAACAGGAGAATATCTTGTTTTAGACGGAGCGAAATCTTTAGCGATTCCTACAAAATTTGGTCAAGATTTAGTAGTTGAAAAAATAAAAGAACCAGAAATCATTTGGGGAAGTTTTACGCACACAGGAGAATGTTGGTTTGAAGCTGTTTTTGACTTGAAAAAACTACGTTTGATAAATTGTACATTTAATTCTGATAAAGAAGGGAATGCCGATATTATTGCAGAAACGTTGTTAGGGATTTTAAGAGAAGCAAAAGATTTAAATCCTGATTTTTTAAATTGTGAAAATGGATTTATGGTGAAAACCAACCTTACTTTTCCAAGAAATTGGGGATTAGGTACTTCATCAACTTTAATAAATTCTATTGCAACTTGGGCAAAAGTAGATGCTTTTAAGTTATTGTGGAATTCCTTTAAAGGAAGTGGTTATGATATTGCTTGTGCTCAAAATGATACACCTGTTTTTTATCAAATTGAAAATAAAGAACCTGTTGTTGAGCAAGTAACATTCAACCCAAGTTTTAAAGAGAATTTGTTTTTTGTACATCTAAATCAAAAGCAAGATTCTAAAGAAGGAATTGCTAAGTTTAGAGAAAGTAATATCAATTTTGATAAAGAAATAAAAAGAATTTCAGCTATTTCTGATGCGTTTTTAAAGGCAGATTCAATAGAAGGTTTTAATAGTTTAATTGTTGAGCATGAAAACATAATCAGCTCAATTATCAAACTGAAACCAGTAAAAGAAAGATTATTTCCAGATTATTTTGGAGAAATAAAAAGTTTAGGAGCTTGGGGAGGAGATTTTGTTCTAGTAACAGGAGATTCATCAACACCAGCTTATTTTAAAAATAAAGGATTCGAAACAATCCTTACATATTCAGAGATGATTTTATGA
- a CDS encoding NAD(P)/FAD-dependent oxidoreductase has product MSKVIIIGGGAAGYFTAINAKENNPELDITILEKGKDVLQKVKISGGGRCNVTHACFEPKELVKFYPRGEKELLGPFHKFMTGDTFEWFENKGVPLKIEDDNRVFPEANTSQAIIDCFQNAVDNLGIKVLTNCGVNSVSQQDDKWIVNTKEQVFEADKLVVAAGSSKKVWELCESLDHAVIEPVPSLFTFNINDKRLVDLLGTSVPNATVTISGTKLEASGPLLITHWGMSGPAVLKLSAFGARVLADKNYQYNVVVNWLSRPTDKVLNVLLNLKKKEPRKTAILKSPFAEVSKRLWERFVVAAGITPTQNWADLNNAQLENLANQLTKGIFNANGRTTFKDEFVTAGGIDLKEINFKRFESRKHKNLFFVGEVLNIDAVTGGFNFQNAWTGGYICANALAED; this is encoded by the coding sequence ATGAGTAAAGTAATAATTATTGGAGGTGGAGCAGCAGGATATTTTACAGCTATAAACGCAAAAGAAAATAACCCTGAATTAGATATTACGATTCTCGAAAAAGGGAAAGACGTTTTACAAAAAGTAAAAATTTCTGGAGGAGGAAGATGTAATGTTACACATGCTTGTTTTGAGCCAAAAGAATTGGTGAAATTTTATCCAAGAGGAGAAAAAGAATTGTTAGGGCCTTTTCATAAATTTATGACAGGAGATACTTTTGAGTGGTTCGAAAATAAAGGTGTCCCTTTAAAAATCGAAGATGATAATCGTGTTTTTCCTGAAGCAAATACAAGTCAAGCAATTATAGATTGTTTTCAAAACGCTGTTGATAACTTAGGTATTAAAGTGTTGACAAACTGTGGTGTAAATTCGGTTTCTCAACAAGATGATAAGTGGATTGTTAACACAAAAGAGCAAGTTTTTGAAGCAGATAAATTAGTTGTTGCAGCAGGAAGTTCTAAAAAAGTATGGGAATTGTGTGAAAGTTTAGATCACGCTGTTATAGAACCTGTTCCTTCATTATTTACTTTTAATATCAATGATAAAAGATTGGTAGATTTATTAGGTACATCTGTGCCAAATGCGACTGTAACTATTTCTGGAACAAAATTAGAAGCATCAGGGCCTCTGTTAATTACACATTGGGGAATGAGTGGACCAGCAGTTTTAAAACTTTCTGCTTTTGGAGCAAGAGTTTTAGCTGATAAAAATTATCAATATAATGTAGTGGTAAATTGGTTGTCTAGACCAACAGATAAAGTATTGAATGTACTTCTCAATTTAAAAAAGAAAGAGCCACGTAAAACAGCAATTTTAAAATCTCCATTTGCGGAGGTATCTAAAAGATTGTGGGAACGTTTTGTAGTTGCTGCAGGTATAACACCAACTCAAAATTGGGCGGATTTAAATAATGCTCAGTTAGAAAACTTAGCAAACCAATTAACGAAAGGAATTTTTAATGCAAACGGAAGAACTACTTTTAAAGATGAATTTGTTACTGCTGGTGGAATCGATTTAAAAGAAATTAATTTTAAACGTTTTGAAAGTAGAAAGCATAAAAATCTCTTTTTTGTAGGAGAAGTTTTAAATATAGATGCAGTTACTGGAGGTTTTAACTTTCAGAATGCTTGGACAGGTGGTTACATCTGTGCAAACGCTTTGGCAGAAGATTAA